CAAAGTAGGGGGTCATGCAATGGTTGACCCTAAAATCATGGAAGATATAGTCAAGGATGTTGTACTCCTGCGTTATGTTGGCATCCATCCCATTATTGTCCACGGTGGCGGGCCTGAGATAACCCAAAAAATGGAGACTATGGGCAAGAAAAGCGAGTTTGTGGCAGGACTTCGGATCACTGATGACGAAACGTTAGAGATTGCCCGAATGGTACTTGTAGGAAACATCAATACTAGAATTGTATCCCTGATCGGGCTGAATGGAGGAAAAGGTCTGGGCCTCTCTGGAAAGGACGGAAAGCTCATAATGGCCAGGAAGAAAGCCCTTCAACGAATTACCTATGAGGGAAAAGAACATGAAGTTGACCTGGGTTGGGTTGGTGACGTTGAGTTCATAAATCCCGAGATACTCATGATGGCATCAGGAAAAGGATATATTCCAGTCGTAGCACCCATCGCTGTTGATGAGAAAGGTAACAGTTTGAATATCAATGCAGATACAGTAGCTGGTGATATTGCAGTTGCTATGAGGGCCAAGAAACTCATACTCATGACTGATGTGCCTGGTGTGCTTCAAAAAACGGGTGATGAGTCAAGCCGAATCTCCCGCATTCAGATTGACACAATTGATGACTTGATACAGGAGGGCATTATTTCCGGTGGTATGATACCCAAAGTCAGGTCTGCAGCACATGGTGTTAAACGTGGAGTTGAGAAAGTACATATAATAGACGGCAGCAAATCCCACAGCATACTGCTGGAATTGTTTACTGATTTGGGCATTGGGACAATGATCTACCATTGATCAAAAATAAAATCTCTTCTTTGAAAGAGTTAAACATATAAAGTATACGAAGTCTATAAAGTCAAACCTCATTATCAGGAGATTTATTATTGAGTAAGAAAAAGCAACCTGCTAAGAAAGGATTCCTCGAAAGGGCCAGAGCAGCAGCCTCTCAGCAGCAGGCAACAGCAGAACGTGGAAAGACTAAAAAGCAGAAGCAGGAAGTAGTAGTATCAGAACCAGTCCCGGTTGTTGATAAGACCCCGGAAGAAAAAAAGAAAAATTATATAAATGGTATTATAAAGACAATTGTACCAGCCTTGATAGGGACGTTAGCTGGTTTATTCTGTTTTTACCAACTAAAGGACGGTACCGAATTTCCATGGATTTCCATAATGCTTCTGGTCATCATTTCCTCGTATTATGCTCAACGGATCATCTACCCGTTAATAAAGATCGATGTCAAAGAATTTGGGACTAAAGACTGGTTGTATGTGGAATTCATTACAGTTGATTTTTGGTTAGTGGTCTGGACATTATTACTTAATTAACCAAAACAATATTTTTCAGGTGAAATCGTGAGGATCGCTATTGTAAATAAGGACAGGTGCCAGTTCAAGAAGTGCAACCTGGAATGTATACACTTTTGTCCCAGGGTGCGGACCGGAGATGAAACTATAGTCCAGGGTGAGGATGGCAAAGCTGTTATTTCTGAAGAATTATGTGTAGGCTGTGGGATCTGCATTAAGAAATGTCCCTTCCATTCTATTATGATAATAGGGCTGCCAGAGGAATTAGACGATCCCATCCACAGATACGGCCAGAATGGTTTCGCTCTTTA
The genomic region above belongs to Methanosarcinales archaeon and contains:
- the argB gene encoding acetylglutamate kinase, whose translation is MVIARELILIEALPYIREFHDSIMVIKVGGHAMVDPKIMEDIVKDVVLLRYVGIHPIIVHGGGPEITQKMETMGKKSEFVAGLRITDDETLEIARMVLVGNINTRIVSLIGLNGGKGLGLSGKDGKLIMARKKALQRITYEGKEHEVDLGWVGDVEFINPEILMMASGKGYIPVVAPIAVDEKGNSLNINADTVAGDIAVAMRAKKLILMTDVPGVLQKTGDESSRISRIQIDTIDDLIQEGIISGGMIPKVRSAAHGVKRGVEKVHIIDGSKSHSILLELFTDLGIGTMIYH